One stretch of Ooceraea biroi isolate clonal line C1 chromosome 4, Obir_v5.4, whole genome shotgun sequence DNA includes these proteins:
- the LOC105285872 gene encoding probable ATP-dependent RNA helicase DDX10 produces the protein MTMGKKKVKAYVKRKHVPESKIIEDLLSKYSTIDVTKTKKFCDLPLSRNTLRGLTECDYVEMTDIQRQSIGFALQGNDILGAAKTGSGKTLAFLIPVLEALYCKQWTRLDGLGALIITPTRELAYQIYETLRKIGHYHDVSGGLIIGGKDLNFEKKRLDQCNIVICTPGRLLQHMDENRFSCENMQILVLDEADRCLDMGFEKTMNAIIENLPPERQTLLFSATQTKSVKDLARLSLKDPLYVSVHEHSAHTTPEGLQQSYIVCALEDKMAMLWSFIRNHLKQKMIIFFSSCKQVKYVYEVFCRMRPGVSLLALYGTLHQLKRLSIYESFCRKQHAVLFATDIASRGLDFPAVNWVIQMDCPEDVNAYIHRVGRTARFKSGGESLLVLLPSEEAMVEKLEQRKIPINMIQINPNKLQSPHRKLEALLAASVPLKESAQRAFVAYIKSVYLMKDKEVFNVHALNKDLYANSLGLAVAPKVRFLQRIQKKMATSSIKAGEETDKSSTKLAGGSEEANDEDDTDVEDIPNTPYQKKEAIAKDAAALQFDVSDDDDDVLTIKRKNIDIDDISVMENDKSGGHDKKASKKKPVTRIALAKKILKKKIVANKKVVFDEDGQEIIDSAKANKSELARQYENEVDSGINIEIAKQILREEDQFDKERYREMLKEKRREQKRKLKAAKKAEMNDEEEDVSDNDNVNEDKFNEGESSGDESSEGPDLSWLPDPDKIYGKQQTLDEEETSVDESEQDKESEEESAIHRSSKRKSITQEEHKRTRKKQKVSDIAGLKADEELALQLLQN, from the exons atgacaatGGGAAAGAAGAAAGTAAAGGCTTACGTGAAGAGGAAGCACGTGCCGGAGAGCAAAATAATCGAGGATCTACTGTCCAAATATAGCACT ATAGATGTTACGAAAACGAAGAAATTCTGTGACCTCCCCTTGTCGAGGAATACCTTGAGGGGCTTGACGGAATGTGACTACGTGGAGATGACGGATATCCAGAGGCAAAGCATCGGTTTCGCACTGCAAGGCAACGATATTCTGGGTGCTGCAAAGACCGGCAGCGGCAAGACCCTGGCCTTTCTTATTCCA GTTTTAGAAGCCTTGTACTGCAAGCAATGGACAAGATTAGATGGTTTAGGTGCATTGATCATTACACCGACGAGAGAACTGGCATATCAGATATACGAGACGTTGCGAAAGATAGGTCACTACCATGATGTCTCAGGTGGTCTGATCATAGGAGGAAAGGATCTAAACTTTGAAAAGAAACGTCTAGATCAGTGTAATATAGTTATATGTACACCGGGACGTTTGCTCCAGCATATGGATGAAAATCGATTTAGTTGTGAAAATATGCAG atattagTATTAGACGAGGCGGATCGTTGTTTAGACATGGGTTTTGAGAAGACTATGAATGCTATTATTGAGAATTTACCACCAGAAAGGCAAACCTTGCTCTTCTCAGCGACTCAGACAAA GTCGGTGAAAGATCTGGCGAGATTGAGCCTTAAGGATCCATTGTACGTGTCGGTGCATGAACACTCCGCGCATACCACACCAGAAGGTCTGCAACAGAGTTACATCGTGTGTGCCTTAGAAGATAAGATGGCAATGCTGTGGTCTTTCATAAGGAATCACCTGAAACAAAAGATGATCATATTCTTCTCCAGCTGCAAAcaa GTGAAATACGTGTATGAAGTGTTCTGCCGAATGCGTCCCGGTGTCAGTTTACTAGCTCTTTACGGCACGCTTCATCAGTTGAAGAGATTGAGCATCTACGAATCGTTTTGCAGGAAGCAACACGCTGTGTTATTTGCCACTGACATCGCTTCCCGTGGATTAG ACTTTCCTGCCGTAAACTGGGTAATCCAAATGGATTGTCCGGAGGACGTTAATGCCTACATTCATAGAGTGGGCAGAACTGCAAGGTTCAAAAGCGGTGGTGAATCTCTCCTGGTCCTGTTACCGTCCGAGGAGGCAATGGTCGAGAAACTCGAGCAACGTAAAATCCCAATAAATATGATACA GATCAATCCGAACAAACTACAATCGCCGCATCGTAAGCTCGAAGCTTTATTGGCCGCGAGTGTGCCTCTGAAAGAAAGCGCCCAAAGAGCCTTCGTAGCGTATATAAAGTCAGTTTATCTGATGAAGGATAAAGAGGTCTTCAATGTACACGCTTTAAACAAGGATCTGTATGCCAA CTCGTTAGGTCTAGCAGTTGCTCCGAAAGTCCGATTCTTACAAAgaatacaaaagaaaatgGCTACGAGTAGCATTAAGGCTGGAGAAGAGACTGATAAAAGTTCCACTAAATTGGCAGGCGGTAGTGAAGAGGCAAATGATGAAGATGACACTGATGTAGAGGATATCCCCAATACTCCGTACCAGAAAAAGGAAGCGATAGCTAAAGATGCTGCTGCTCTGCAATTCG ATGTtagcgatgatgatgacgatgtaTTAActataaagagaaagaacatAGATATCGATGATATATCGGTGATGGAGAATGACAAAAGTGGTGGACACGATAAAAAGGCCTCGAAAAAGAAACCCGTTACGAGGATTGCATTGGCCAAAAAGATTCTCAAGAAGAAGATTGTAGCTAACAAGAAGGTCGTGTTCGACGAAGATGGACAA GAAATAATTGATTCTGCAAAGGCAAATAAATCAGAATTGGCTCGGCAATACGAGAATGAAGTAGATTCTGGCATTAATATCGAAATCGCCAAGCAAATTTTACGGGAGGAGGACCAATTCGATAAGGAAAGATACAGGGAAATGTTGAAAGAAAAACGTAGAGAGCAGAAAAGAAAACTGAAGGCCGCCAAGAAGGCGGAGATGAATGACGAAGAAGAGGATGTGAGCGACAATGATAATGTTAACGAAGATAAGTTTAACGAAGGTGAATCTAGCGGAGATGAATCTAGCGAAGGTCCAGACCTCTCATGGCTACCCGATCCAGATAAAATATATGGCAAGCAACAAACTTTGGATGAAGAAGAAACGTCTGTTGATGAATCCGAGCAAGATAAAGAATCTGAAGAAGAAAGTGCAATTCACAG ATCATCCAAGAGGAAATCGATAACACAGGAGGAACACAAGAGAACacgaaagaaacaaaaagtatCGGACATCGCCGGGCTAAAAGCCGACGAGGAATTGGCCCTGCAGTTGTTACAGAATTGA
- the LOC105285903 gene encoding isocitrate dehydrogenase [NAD] subunit gamma, mitochondrial isoform X2, with protein MAARTVLRYLRPKSMVFQSHRCASLSGFDIQHKTPTIKQVMPIPKAHYGGRHTVTMLPGAGIGPELMTYVKEVFKYAGVPVDFEDVEIDPTADDNADLDYAITSIRRNGVALKGNIETHSMEAGVISRNVALRNELDLYVNVLHCVSYPGVNSRQKNIDIVIVRQNTEGEYSMLEHESVYGVIESMKVITSSNSERVARYAFEYAKRNGRKKVTTVHKANIMKVSDGLFLEISRQVAKNYPDITHNDMIIDNCCMQLVSNPHQFDIVLTTNLYGAIVSNVVCGLLGGAGLLAGKNYGDHYTVFEPGTRNTGTAIAGKNVANPIAMLNAAVDMLRHLGHKHHAIIIQNAINKTINQGVHTRDLGGTATSREVVDNILKHIKIATA; from the exons ATGGCTGCCCGCACAGTTCTGAGGTATTTAAGACCAAAGTCTATGGTTTTCCAGAGCCACCGATGTGCCTCCTTGTCCGGCTTCGATATTCAACATAAGACTCCAACTATCAAGCAGGTAATGCCTATACCAAAGGCTCATTACGGTGGAAGGCATACCGTCACTATGCTGCCTGGAGCTGGTATCGGACCGGAGTTGATGACTTATGTTAAAGAG GTTTTTAAATACGCCGGTGTGCCAGTGGACTTTGAGGACGTCGAAATTGATCCCACCGCAGACGACAACGCTGATCTGGATTATGCGATCACGTCGATACGCAGAAACGGAGTGGCATTGAAAGGGAACATAGAAACGCACAGTATGGAGGCCGGCGTCATCTCGCGAAACGTCGCCCTGCGAAACGAGCTGGATCTTTACGTGAACGTTTTGCACTGCGTGTCTTACCCAGGCGTGAATTCCCGTCAGAAGAACATCGACATTGTCATCGTGAGACAAAACACCGAAGGCGAGTACTCCATGCTGGAGCACGAAAGCGTTTACGGCGTTATCGAGAGTATGAAGGTTATCACTAGCTCCAACTCGGAGCGCGTAGCTCGTTACGCGTTCGAGTACGCCAAGAGGAACGGGCGGAAAAAGGTGACGACGGTTCATAAGGCGAATATTATGAAGGTGTCCGACGGCCTGTTCTTGGAGATCTCGCGGCAGGTGGCCAAGAATTATCCagacataacgcacaacgacATGATCATTGACAATTGTTGCATGCAGCTCGTATCGAACCCGCATCAGTTTGACATAGTGTTGACGACCAATCTGTACGGTGCCATCGTGTCGAACGTGGTGTGCGGCTTGCTGGGCGGCGCTGGGTTGCTGGCCGGCAAGAATTACGGCGATCATTACACAGTCTTCGAACCGGGCACCCGTAACACCGGCACCGCGATCGCCGGCAAGAACGTCGCGAACCCCATCGCGATGCTGAACGCTGCTGTCGACATGCTGCGTCATCTGGGACACAAGCATCACGCCATCATCATCCAGAACGCGATCAACAAGACGATCAATCAGGGCGTGCACACTCGCGATCTCGGTGGCACCGCCACGAGCAGGGAGGTCGTCGACAATATTTTGAAGCACATCAAGATCGCCACTGCTTAA